The genome window AGTGTTATTACAATCAATTGTTTAAATCTTAAAATTATCTCTAATTTGGCTATTGTAAACTGAGTTAATAACCGCTTAAAATAAGAATTTATTCAGATTACAAACACCCAAATTATCGAAAATAAATCGCATAAAAGGGCAAGCTAGGCCAAGATTGCCAGTGAAGTGGACAAACATCTTGTAGCGTCAGCTTAAGACCGCGCGTTGCAGCAGGAAGTAATCGGTAAATCGATAAAGTTGAGTATTTTTGGCTTACTTATAGCGCTTCTTGGGTAGATGAGGTAAACAATTCAACTGAAAAAGCTTGAGAACACAGGATTTCGACGTACTCCTTCTTTCTGAGAAAGGCTATACATAGGTTTACATAGGTCTTATGGAGCGGGTAGGATAAAAGTATGGCAACAATCGACATCCTAGGGGTTCGGCACACTTACGATTTGACGGCTCCGACTGCAACTTCCCCGGTTCTGGTATTTGTCCACGGCTGGCTGTTAAGCCGCCACTACTGGCAACCTTTGACCGATCGCTTGGCATCAAACTATCAGTGCCTTACCTACGATTTGCGTGGGTTTGGCGATTCTCAATCGGACGGTGGCGTTCATCACGGGCATTCCGAACCGCTAAATTCCTGCTACACTCCCGCAGCTTACGCTCGCGATTTGGAAATTTTACTCGAAAAACTCGATATATCTTCTGCTTGGCTGGTGGGACACTCTCTCGGCGGTACGATCGCTCTATGGGGAGCCAGCAAAGTGTCCGATCGCGTTAAAGGCGCGGTCTGCATCAATGCAGGGGGCGGCATCTATCTTAAGGAAGAATTCGAGCGGTTTCGAGCGGTCGGCAAGCAGCTAGTGACAATGCGTCCCGGCTGGCTGCCTCACTTGCCGTTAGCAGATTACGTGTTTGCCCGCGATTCTGTAGCCCGCTCGATCGGCAGATCCTGGGGCCGGCAGCGCTTAGTAGATTTCGTGGGAGCTCATCCAGAGGCAGCTTTGGGGGCTTTGTTGGACTCGACAACAGAAGCCCAGATTCACCTCTTGCCACAAATTGTGTCCCAACTCAAGCAGCCTGTTTATTTTATTGCCGGTACTAAAGACAAAATTATGGAACCAAAATACGTGCTGCATTTGGCTAGCTTTCACTGGATGTTCCAAGGTTGTGGCGAGAATGTCCTTCAGCTTCCCGATTGTGGCCATTTGGCAATGGTGGAACAGCCGGATGCAGTGGCTAGTTACCTGCAAAATATTCTGAAAGAACACACGTGAACTACCAGGCATCGACCGCTAAGCGGTACGGTGCTGGCTTCCAACTTCAACCGGAACAGCCGATAACACGGAAGATTTCCTTCCAGCCTTCGGACTTACATTCCGTCCATTGGCAGTAGCGCTAGTTCCTAACGCTAATATTCGCAAGCCTTTCTCTCGAATGTTGATAGCTGCATTTACGTCTCTATCGTGCTTTGTCTGGCAGTTGGAACAAGTCCAACTGTGCATGTCTAGAGGAAGACTACCCACCTGATTTAGGCAAACGTGACAAGTCTTACTCGATGGGAAAAACCGACCAATTTCTAGATAGGTTTTACCGTCTCTTTCCGTCTTGTATTTGAGTTGACGGGTGAATTCTGACCAGCCACAATCACTGATTGCTTGATCTAGGCAGTGATTCTTCACCATGTTCTTGACTGCCAGATTCTCGACAATGATGACTTGGTTCTCGTTCACCAGTTTGCGAGATAGTTTCTCCTGGAAGTCCTTGCGAGAATTTGCAATTCTTTCATGCACCCGTGCCACAATGCGGCGGGCTTTCTTGCGACGATTTGAACCTTTCTGTTTACGGGATAGTTTTTGCTGCTTACGCTTCAGGTTTTTAGCGCGTTTCTTCAAGTGCTTGGGATTGTCGAACTTAGACCCATCAGACGTAATCGCAAAATGAGTTAGCCCGACATCAATTCCCACCGCTTTACCGTTTGAGGAAATCTCAACATCCGGTAAGCCATCATCAAATAACAAGGAAGCGTAATACTTCCCTGTACGGTTCATGCTAACTGTGACGGTTTTGACTTTTCCCTCAAATCTGCGATGAATCTTGGCAGAAACAACGCCTAACTTGCCGGGAAACTTCAGATGACCATCATCAACAATTTGAACTTTTTGTAGGTACTGAATCGATTGTTTATCGTGCTTTGATTTGAATTTGGGAAATGATGCCCGTCCTTCAAAGAAGTTGATAAACGCTCTCGACAGGTTCAGTGAGACGCTTTGCAGCACTTGGCTGTAGGTTTCACCTAACCATTCATACTCTTTCTCGATCGCAGGTAAGCGACTGTTCATCCCAATCTGGGATAGGCCTTTACCCGTCTCTTTGTAGAGCTCGTTCGTTGCGTTCAGTGAATTGTTCCAGTACCAACGGGCACAGCCAAAGGTCTTTGACAGCGTTTCTTTCTGCTCATTGGTCGGATAAATTCGTACCTTGACAACGTTTTTCATATATCTAGTTTAACACGAATCCCATTTACCGTAACTGGTTGTG of Oscillatoria nigro-viridis PCC 7112 contains these proteins:
- a CDS encoding alpha/beta fold hydrolase, whose product is MATIDILGVRHTYDLTAPTATSPVLVFVHGWLLSRHYWQPLTDRLASNYQCLTYDLRGFGDSQSDGGVHHGHSEPLNSCYTPAAYARDLEILLEKLDISSAWLVGHSLGGTIALWGASKVSDRVKGAVCINAGGGIYLKEEFERFRAVGKQLVTMRPGWLPHLPLADYVFARDSVARSIGRSWGRQRLVDFVGAHPEAALGALLDSTTEAQIHLLPQIVSQLKQPVYFIAGTKDKIMEPKYVLHLASFHWMFQGCGENVLQLPDCGHLAMVEQPDAVASYLQNILKEHT
- a CDS encoding RNA-guided endonuclease InsQ/TnpB family protein → MKNVVKVRIYPTNEQKETLSKTFGCARWYWNNSLNATNELYKETGKGLSQIGMNSRLPAIEKEYEWLGETYSQVLQSVSLNLSRAFINFFEGRASFPKFKSKHDKQSIQYLQKVQIVDDGHLKFPGKLGVVSAKIHRRFEGKVKTVTVSMNRTGKYYASLLFDDGLPDVEISSNGKAVGIDVGLTHFAITSDGSKFDNPKHLKKRAKNLKRKQQKLSRKQKGSNRRKKARRIVARVHERIANSRKDFQEKLSRKLVNENQVIIVENLAVKNMVKNHCLDQAISDCGWSEFTRQLKYKTERDGKTYLEIGRFFPSSKTCHVCLNQVGSLPLDMHSWTCSNCQTKHDRDVNAAINIREKGLRILALGTSATANGRNVSPKAGRKSSVLSAVPVEVGSQHRTA